One Candidatus Alcyoniella australis genomic window, ATCTTTTGCCATTTTATCGGCGAGATCCAACATCCAACCACCTTCAGGAAAGTAAACATATCCACATTGCTCACAAATGCCTAATTTTGTTAAATTATATTCTCCTGTTCTTTGGCATTGGTTTGTATTGGTGCACATATAAACTGTAACTGGTTTGGAGAGAGGAATATGCATCCCTGGTGCAATTTCTTTGGTTGGAGTTTTGAAGTTGGCGGTAGCTTGGAGTTTGCGGTGTTCCCCCACTACTTCTTCGCCACAGATTGTGCAATACGGTTTGTCGTCCATCATTAACTCCTTTTCTTTCTGTATCTGAGCCTGTTTCAAAACCTGAGCAAACCCGGCTTCTGGGTTAGCCCCGGTTGTCGGATTCCCGATGAATCCGACGATACTATTTTCACGCTCGCGAGATCAAGCTAATTTTGATCCCTGTCCCTCGCTAAAACTCGTCCGCCAATGAAATCAACGTCTTGCGAGCATGGCAAATTTGGCCTATCCTGTCAACATGAATGCTTGATTCGTTGTGCTGTTTTAGGTGTTGCTTTTCGACCGGCGATCACAAACATCCAAACGCCCGATCTATTTTTGGCGAACGACCGGCTAATGTTCGGACCGGGTCCCTGCCTTTTCGACGCCAGCATCTCTTGCTACTCCGAGTGTAACTGTCACGAAAAAAACAGCGCTTTCTAAAATGACCCGTATATTCAACAGCTTCTTTGCGATCGGACTTGATGGGCAAAGTCCGAACGACATGGAGAAAGAGAGAGAAAATGGGGTAAAATCGGGGCAAAATGTGCGTCTGGGGCAGCGAGCCAGTCCGATTGGAGCAGGCCGCCAGGCGCGGCGCGAGAGGTGGTAAATCCCTTTATATCAAGCGCTTATACGCCACAAACGACGGTAGCCCCAAGGTGGGGCTACAGAACAGAGAGACAGTCCTTTTTAGGGGATCGTGGTGGAGGCGGTCGGAGTCGAACCCCCGTCTGAATTGTGCCTTGTGTTTCAATGAACTGCTCCAAATTATAATTCATTACGCTGCTATGTCAAGGAAAAATACGCAGTAGCTTGTGGGGATTAAGGGAGTTCCAGGGGGGTTCCAGGGACACGATACCTAACTAATTTTCAACTTCTTGTTTTTAATGGCTTATAAGATTACGTGCCTCTCACGCCTGATGATATTGGGGCCAACAAAGTCTAAAAGCATTTGACACACCTCCCCATCCCCTGGTAAAATATAAAGGTGCTCATTGAAATCTAAATCACGAACGGCGATTGGAAAAAGAAGTGCGGGGGCGGCTAGTTGACATAATATTTTGCCAAATTTTCCATGCGATTATTTCGCATTAGAATCAGCACCTTACAGACCGGCGAAAACTCAACCTATGCGATCAACTAAGCCCTGTCGTACTTGCGCGAAATTACAGGAAAATCGCGGTTTTTTTCGAAAGATTATCGCATGCATGCGGTTTCAAGATTACCCTGATTAATCAGCAACTTGCGCGGCAGGGAAAAACAGTATATGAACATCGCATGGAGCCAAATCGCGATTACCAAGTAATTTCAACGACTATACGCGCTTCGTAACCTATACGAAATCTGTGATTTGAAATCCCAATTCGTATGCAAGTCCTAAAGTATTTTACCAGGGGTTAGATTCTAAGCGGTTGAATAATTAAGACAAAATCCGGCAAAACAGCGAAATCCAGCATATCAAGTAATACTTGACATTGTCGCGTATACTCATTGTTAGAAAAAGCAAATCCCCCACCGCCCTTTTTGGGCTTGTGGGGGAGTATCTGAGCAAGAGGGAGGCTAGTTGGTGAGGAAGAACTCGCGACAGATCTCGTCCCAATGCTCCGGGTCGAGCTGGCGTGCCATGCCGCTTTTAAGCAGTGCGCCGTCAGCAACCACAGTGCCCAGGGCCGCATCCGAGCGCGCGGCCAGCACGCCCACCGCGGTCTCGGTCCAGACTTTGGCCAGCTTATCCTGGATCAGATTCTTCAGGTTTTGCGCGATGTTGGCCGACTTTACCCGCAGCAGCCAACCCTTGTTGTAGGGGTCGCTGTTGATGGTCTCGGGGTGTTCCAGCGCATTGCGGTTGACCTCAACCACCTCGCCGTCAACCGGCGAAAGCATCTCGATCCGCCTGCCGTCGGCCTGCAGCGACCATCCGTTGGCGCCCTGATGCAAATCCTGTCCAATATCGGGCAGTTGCACGCCATCGATCTTGCCCAACAGGCTTTGTGCAAAGTCGTCCAGGCCCAGGCTTACCGTCTGGTCGTCCTCCACCCTGGCCCAGGTATGGCCCTGGTGAAAGTAGATATCCTCTGGAACTACAATACCTTGCACCTGATGGGCCTCGGTGGCCTCAAGCGGAGTACGCGCCTCGGCCGCTGCCTGTCGGACCGGCTGCGGGCTGTGCATCAGCACGTAGAACAGTAGGAACAGCGCCATGAATCCAAAGGCCAGCGCATACTCGAAGTACTTGGTATATAAGACGTAATCTACGAAGGTGTGGAAGGAGTCCATCATCTATCTCCTTGCTGCCGTCTCGAGTCTCATGGCCCTGAATCCCTAGGCCGAGACGCGCTGTGCGCCCGGAACCGCGGGCTGCTGGGCCTTGTGGTGCCTGACCATCGCCAGTACGCCGTCGACTGAGATCGCGATCGCGAATGCCGCTGCCACGCCGATGACTACCATGGTAACCTCCTAATTTCCTTTGGAGTTTTTCTTTTCGCGGTTGTAGAACATCTGGCTGGCCAGCTGCTCCCACTGCTCTTTGTCGAGCGTCAGGGCCGCGCCCTCGACCAGCTCGCCGCCGTCGCCGTAAACCATGCCAAGGTCCGGAAACGCATCGCGGAAAAAGCGGTTGCGCTGGAATTCCGTCCACTTGGCGAATCGGGAGCTGCTGTAGAGGTCGTGCAGTTCACTATTAAGAGCCGTGGGCAGGATCTTCATGATCCAGGTCTCGCCGCCATCCGGATCGACCAGCAAGTGCGGATTCTTCAGCGCGCGCTTGTTAACCTCGATAATCCGGCCACTTATCGGCGCAGGCTGCGAAAGCTTGCGGTCGCCGAACTTGATCGTCCACAGCTTGGAGCCGCGTTTGATCTTGGCGCCAGGCGACGGAACGTCGATCTGCTCGATATCGCCAATGAATCGCTTGGCAAAGTCGTCCAGACCAACGGCAACGGCCGCGCGCTGGACCTCGACCCAGGTGTGACCCTCGTGGTACAGACGATCCTGCTGCTGCTCCAACTCTGGAGCCGCCTGCTCGGTGTTTGCTTTTACGATTACGTTTGCCTTTTTTTCTGCTAACCTCCGCACAACCAGCGCGTCGATCAAAATGAATGCTGCCAACGTGAGAATTACTAGGATTGGAACCATTTTTGCCTCCCTTATTGCCTGTTCCGCACCTAATTAATCCAAGAATCGCGCCAACCAATGTTATTTGAGATATTAATTTGGATTAAATTTTATTATCCTCTCAATTCAATGACTAACAGAGTTGACAGATCATCACTTTCAATACTTCCTATAGCTATGATCGATCGCTGAAATTGGAAAAATTCAACGGCGATTTTGCTGCAATTCGCCGTTTCGCCATAACCTGCTGTTATTAGCGATTAATTTTTGGTGATGAAATTGTCAACGGCGGTTGTTGCGATAGTCAACGCCTGGAATTAACCTCAGGGTCGCTTTTATCGTGTTTAATATGTCGTCGATGTCACTGTTGTGAAATTAATCAAAGGCCTGCAATACGCCTAATCTTAAATAGCTTATTGACTAGCCTCGCCGGTCTCGGCCTCGTGGTTCAGTTCGTCAAGCTTGCGTTGCAATGGTTCGGTCAGCTCAACTTGATGTTCCCAGCGCGCGGTCAGCTCATCGATCTTTTTACGGTTCTGGCCAAACCGCCTAACCAACTCGCGGGTCTGCTCGTCATCCTTGCGATAGGTCTCGGGGTCGGCTAGCATCTCGGACATCTCACTTTGCTGTTGTTCAAGCTGATGGATGCGTTTTTCCAGCTCTTCGGCCTTATTTGTGATCTGTCGCAATTTATCGCGGTATTTCCGACTCTCGAGGGATATCCGTTTACGCCGCTCATAGGCTGTCTCAGACTTGGGGGTCTGGATGATCCCGGCCGAATCCTCCGAGCCCTTTTTAAGATCAATATCCGACTGGCGTTCGGAATGGTATAGATAGTCGTCGAGATTTCCCGGGAAAGAAGTCAGCTTGCCCTCCGCGATTTCCCAGACGCGTGTGGCCAACCGGTTGACGAAACTCCGATTGTGGCTGACGAAAACCAGAGTACCGTCATAATCTTGAAGCGCCTCGGCCAGCATCTCAGAGCTTTCCAGGTCAAGATGGTTGGTCGGCTCGTCGAGCAGCATCAGATTGGCCGGCCGCACCAACAGTCTGGCCAGGGCCACCCGCGCGCGTTCTCCACCGGAGAGCACCCCGACCTGCTTGTACACCTCGTCACCGCTGAATAGGAAGGCTCCGAGAATCCGCCGTACCTCGGTTTGCGCCATGGAGGGGACCAGATTCCAGACGCTTTCAAGAACGTTCAGGTTGGGATCCAGAGCGTCTGCATGGCGCTGGGTGTAGCTGGCGATGCCGACGTTGTGGCCACAGTGGACCTCACCCGAATCGGGCTCGAGATCGCCTGAGAGCAGCCGCATTAATGTAGTTTTACCAGCGCCGTTGCGCCCAACGATTGCGATCCGCTCGCCGCGAGCTACAGTCTGATTCAGCCCGTTGTAAAGCACAAGCTCGCCGAAACTTTTACTCAAGCTCTCCAGCCTAAGCACCTGCTTGCCGCTGCGCTGCACATCCGGAAAGGTAAACCGCACGCTCTTACGCTGGGAGAGCACCTGGACGCGTTCGAGCTTTTCCAGTTGCTTGATCTTGCTCTGCACCGCGCGCGCCTTGGTGTTTTTAGCGCGGAAACGATTGATGAAACGTTCGGCGCGTTCGATCTGCTCCTGCTGCCGCCGGGCGCGCTGTTCCAACTCGGCCTCGAGATTTTCGCGCATCGCCCGATAGCTGTCGTAATCGCCGACGTGCGAACGCAAGCCCTCGGGCTCGAGGGCCAGGATCCGCTTCACCTGGCGATTGATAAATTCCCGGTCATGGGAGATCAGGATCATCGAGTGCTTATAATCGTGTAAAAATCCGTCGAGCCATGCCATCGAAGGCACATCGAGGTGGTTCGTCGGCTCGTCGAGCAGCAGCAGGTCAGGTTGCTGGAACAGGATCGAGGCCAGGGCCACGCGCATCACCCAACCCGAGCTGAACTCGTGCAGCGGCCGCAACAGATCGCTTTGAACAAAGCCCAGGCCCATCAGGATCCGTTTCGCCTCGTGTTCCGAGTAGGTGTTCTCGAAGCACTCGAGCTGTTCGTGCAACATCGCCAGGCGCTGTGCCGCATCGAGCTGCTCCTCTGCATCCTGGGAACTCTCGAGGTCAGCCTCGAGCCGGGCTATCCCCTTGATTAGCTCGTTGCGTCCCGGGATCATCGAGAGCACTGTGCCCAAAGGATTGTCGCCGGTCATTTCCACGATATCCTGAGGCAGGTGGCCGACTTTGGCCCCGCGGGCCATGTTCAGCATCCCCTTGTCCGGCTGGACGCTGCCCTCAATCAGACGGAAGAGAGACGACTTGCCCGTGCCGTTGGACCCGACCAGGCCGATCCTGTCGCCGGAGCCCACGCGCAGCGACGCGTCGGTAAACAGAGCCTTGTCGCCGTAGCTCAGGCTCAGTCCTTGTACATCCAGCAAGTTCACGGCCGCAGTTTGTACCGTAAATCGCGCTCGATGTCAGCAATGCCCAACCCATATCGGATTACACTGTGTAAGGCAGCTGACAATCTGTAAGGATTAAAAAACTAAAGTTGCGGGCGTCCTTTGAGATATCGATTTGATTTTATTGATAAATTACCCGGCCCACTCCTTCGGCACGAGAATTGCTTATTAGTTAGATTAGGGTATGCGTGAAACCCTACGGTTCATAAAGGTTTTAGGTATTAACGATCAGACTTGGGGGGCTGTTATGATCACAAAAGCGATATTCTTCACTGGAGTAATGGGATCAGGGACGATCCTGCTATTCGTTGTCGTCTCGTTTTTCGTGGCTTGACGCTTCCTACCACTGGCCCCGCTTCTTCGCCCTGAGCAACAGCCCAAGGAAGAACGGCCCTCCGATCATCGCAGTCAGCACGCCCACGGGCATCTCCGTCGACGGTATGATCGAGCGCGCCGCAGTGTCGCAGGCAACCAGCAGCGCCGCTCCAAGAAACAGCGAGCACGGCAGCACTAGGCGGTTGTCCTGACCGACGATCATCCGCACCGTGTGCGGCACGATCAGCCCGACGAAGCCGATCGGCCCTGACACTGAGACGCACAATCCGACAACCAGACTCGCCGCGAAATAGGCCAGCCGCTGAGTGCGCTCGATGTCCACGCCGCGGCTGGCCGCGAGCTGCGGATCGACTGCAAGTTGGTTCAACGACGGACCGAGGCCTATCAAAATCGCCACGCCGCCGAGCACCGGCAGGCTGATGCGCAACGGTACCCAGATGCCCACCACGTCCAGTCCGCCCATCAGCCAGCGCACCATGCTGTAGGTCTCGGTGAAATCCGCGATGTAGTGGACGAACAAAATCAGCGCGCTGAACAGAAAGCTGACCGTCACTCCGGCAAGCAGCAACACGCTGGCCGGCAGACCGTTGCGTCCGCGGGCCAGCAGGTAGACGATCGATACCGAGATCCCGGCGCCGGCCAGCCCGAACAGCGGCACCGTGGAGAGCCCGAAGACTTTGATGGCCAGGCCCAGCTTAATGCCGATCACCGCGCCCAGGGCGGCTCCCGAGCTGGCCCCCAATGTATAGGGATCCGCCAGTGGATTGCGCAGCAGCGCCTGGAATGCGCAGCCGGCCACGGCCAGCGCGCCTCCAACCAGCGCCGCAAGCAGCACGCGCGGCAGACGCGCCAGCCAAAAGATGCGCGCGTCGGCACTGCGCATCACATCCGACCACGAGCCCAGCGCCTCGCCCAGGTCCAGCCGGTGCCCGCCGATGAACGGGGCGATGAGCACCACGATCGCGGCCAGGGCGGCGAACGCCCCGCTGATGGCCAGCAGCCGCCGCAGGCTCAGACCGCTCATCGCTTGAGGTCCCCAACCGCGGGCAGCACATAGGGCAGGTCCGCATCCGGCCGATCGGCGACCAGCACCTCGGCGTCGTAGACCTCGGAGAGCAGCTCGGGCCGGATCACTTGCGCCGCAGTTCCGTCGGCGCGCAGCGTTCCCTTGGATAGCATCACGATCCGCGGACAGAACATCGCCGCCAGGTTCAAATCGTGGGTCACGGCGATCACGGTTACGTTCCGACTGCGATTGAGCCGTTGCAGGATGCGGTAGATCTCGACCTGAAAGTGCAGATCCAATGAGCTGGTCGGCTCGTCGGCCAATAGTATTTTTGGCTGCTGGGCCAGGGCCGCGGCCACCATCACCCGCTGCTGCTCACCGCCGCTGAGCTGGGGCATGGCGCGGTGGGCCAAGTGCTCGATTCCGCATTCTTCCATCGCCTGGCGGGCCAGGGCCAGATCCTCGGCGGTCTCGAAC contains:
- a CDS encoding glycine cleavage system protein H — protein: MVPILVILTLAAFILIDALVVRRLAEKKANVIVKANTEQAAPELEQQQDRLYHEGHTWVEVQRAAVAVGLDDFAKRFIGDIEQIDVPSPGAKIKRGSKLWTIKFGDRKLSQPAPISGRIIEVNKRALKNPHLLVDPDGGETWIMKILPTALNSELHDLYSSSRFAKWTEFQRNRFFRDAFPDLGMVYGDGGELVEGAALTLDKEQWEQLASQMFYNREKKNSKGN
- a CDS encoding glycine cleavage system protein H, which produces MDSFHTFVDYVLYTKYFEYALAFGFMALFLLFYVLMHSPQPVRQAAAEARTPLEATEAHQVQGIVVPEDIYFHQGHTWARVEDDQTVSLGLDDFAQSLLGKIDGVQLPDIGQDLHQGANGWSLQADGRRIEMLSPVDGEVVEVNRNALEHPETINSDPYNKGWLLRVKSANIAQNLKNLIQDKLAKVWTETAVGVLAARSDAALGTVVADGALLKSGMARQLDPEHWDEICREFFLTN
- a CDS encoding iron ABC transporter permease, whose product is MSGLSLRRLLAISGAFAALAAIVVLIAPFIGGHRLDLGEALGSWSDVMRSADARIFWLARLPRVLLAALVGGALAVAGCAFQALLRNPLADPYTLGASSGAALGAVIGIKLGLAIKVFGLSTVPLFGLAGAGISVSIVYLLARGRNGLPASVLLLAGVTVSFLFSALILFVHYIADFTETYSMVRWLMGGLDVVGIWVPLRISLPVLGGVAILIGLGPSLNQLAVDPQLAASRGVDIERTQRLAYFAASLVVGLCVSVSGPIGFVGLIVPHTVRMIVGQDNRLVLPCSLFLGAALLVACDTAARSIIPSTEMPVGVLTAMIGGPFFLGLLLRAKKRGQW
- a CDS encoding heme ABC transporter ATP-binding protein is translated as MSGIAIHDAVFSYSEKPVLDGLTLDVRSGSFVGIVGPNGSGKSTLLKLLGGLLKPQQGRVEIDGKELDQYSRRQVARSMALIPQQLGTQYPFSVEQVVLMGRHPHKGLAPFETAEDLALARQAMEECGIEHLAHRAMPQLSGGEQQRVMVAAALAQQPKILLADEPTSSLDLHFQVEIYRILQRLNRSRNVTVIAVTHDLNLAAMFCPRIVMLSKGTLRADGTAAQVIRPELLSEVYDAEVLVADRPDADLPYVLPAVGDLKR
- a CDS encoding ATP-binding cassette domain-containing protein, with the protein product MLDVQGLSLSYGDKALFTDASLRVGSGDRIGLVGSNGTGKSSLFRLIEGSVQPDKGMLNMARGAKVGHLPQDIVEMTGDNPLGTVLSMIPGRNELIKGIARLEADLESSQDAEEQLDAAQRLAMLHEQLECFENTYSEHEAKRILMGLGFVQSDLLRPLHEFSSGWVMRVALASILFQQPDLLLLDEPTNHLDVPSMAWLDGFLHDYKHSMILISHDREFINRQVKRILALEPEGLRSHVGDYDSYRAMRENLEAELEQRARRQQEQIERAERFINRFRAKNTKARAVQSKIKQLEKLERVQVLSQRKSVRFTFPDVQRSGKQVLRLESLSKSFGELVLYNGLNQTVARGERIAIVGRNGAGKTTLMRLLSGDLEPDSGEVHCGHNVGIASYTQRHADALDPNLNVLESVWNLVPSMAQTEVRRILGAFLFSGDEVYKQVGVLSGGERARVALARLLVRPANLMLLDEPTNHLDLESSEMLAEALQDYDGTLVFVSHNRSFVNRLATRVWEIAEGKLTSFPGNLDDYLYHSERQSDIDLKKGSEDSAGIIQTPKSETAYERRKRISLESRKYRDKLRQITNKAEELEKRIHQLEQQQSEMSEMLADPETYRKDDEQTRELVRRFGQNRKKIDELTARWEHQVELTEPLQRKLDELNHEAETGEASQ